A window of Phenylobacterium sp. NIBR 498073 genomic DNA:
TCCAAGAGCATCCAGCGGCGGCTGCTGGACCCGGACGAGATCGCCGACATGGCCGGGTTCCCGGCCTCCGACCAGGCCCGGGGGGGCACCGGCCAGGCGGTCAATGTCTGCGGCGGCGCGGTGCTGTTCTAGAGCATCTTCCGCCGAAGTGGATACCGGTTCTACGAAGAAAGTACATTAAAATCAAATAATTGTTGGCAACTTCCGATCCAATTGGGTCGGGGTTGCTCTGGAGCTTCAGTCGGTCTGGCCGCCGCCGAGCGCGATGTAGAGCGACACCTGGTTGCGGAGGTTGGCCCCGCGCAGCTGCAGCAGCGACTGCTGGGCCGAGAACAGGTTGCGCTCGGCGTCGAGCACTTCGAGGTAGATGGCGATGCCGTTGGCGTAGCGCAGGCGGGCGGTCTCGGCGAGGCGCTCCTGGGCGGCGACCGCGAGTTCCTGGGCGGTGATCTGGTCGGCGATGTAGCGGCGGCCGGCCAGGGCGTCGGCGACGTCCTGGAACGCGCCCTGCACGGTGCGCTGGTAGGCGGCCGCGGCGATGTCGCGCTGGGCGCGGGCGGCGTCGAGCTGGCCGCGGCGCGCGCCCCAGTCCAGCAGCGGCAGGACGATCCCGGCGCCGTAACTCCAGGCCTGGCGGTCGGACCCGACCAGGTCGTTGAGTTCGCGCGAGGCGTAGCCGGTCGCCCCGGTCAGCGAGATCCGCGGGAAGTAGGCGGCGCGGGCCGCGCCGATATCGGCGTTGGCCGCGCGCAGCTGGGCCTCGGCCTGCATGATGTCGGGGCGGTTGACCAGCAGGTCGGAGGGCAGGCCGACGTCGAGGCGGTCGAACATCTGCTGCTCGGCCAGCGGCAGAGCCCGGGGCAGGGTGGAGGTGTCGACCGGGCCGCCGACCAGGACGGTGAGCAGGTTGATCGCCACGGCCTCGGTCCGCCGCAGCTCGGCCAGCTGGGTCTGGGCGTCGGTCAGCAGGGACACCGACTGGTCGTAGTCGGCCGACGAGGTGACCCCGGCCTCCAGCCGCAGGCGGGCGATCTCGAGCCCCTCGCGCCGCGAGGCGAGGGTGCGTTCGGCCAGGGCGATGCGCTCGCCGTTCTCGCGCAGGGTCATGTAGGCGATGGCGACCTGGCGGATCAGCGACAGGCGGAAGGCGCGCTGGCCCTCGACGCTGGCCAGGTAGCGGTAGCGGGCGGCGTCGGAGAGGTTGCGGACCCGCCCCCAGAAGTCGAGCTCGAAGGCCGATATGTGGAGGTCCAGGTCGTAGGATTCGGCGGTGATCGGCAGGCCGGTCGCGGTGACGTCGCCGGGCTGGCGGGCTCGCGCGCCGGTCCCCTCGAGGCCGACATTGGGCAGCTGGGCCGAGCGGGCGATGCGGTACTGGGCGCGGGCCTGCTCGACCTGGGCGACCGACACCGCCAGGTCGCGGTTGTTGGCCAGGGCCTTGGCGATGACGACTTCCAGGCGCGCGTCGTTGAAGAAGTCGCGCCAGCTGAGCTGGGTCGCCTTGACGGCGCCGTCCGGCGTCACGCTGTAGGACGGGAAGGTCTCGGCGACCGGCGGGACCGGCTGCTCGTAACGCGGGGCCAGGGAGCAGGCGCCGAGCGCCAGGGCAAGCAGCAGCGGCCAGCTACGCATGGGGCGGCTCCTGCGGGAGCTCGCCCGAGTGCAGGTGACCGCGGGTCAGCCAGCGGCGGGCCGAGAGGTAGAACAGCGGCGTGAGGAAGACCCCGAGCAGGGTGACGGCGATCATGCCGCCGATCACCCCGGTGCCGACCGCCTGGCGGCTGGCCGCGCCGGCGCCGCTGGCCGTGAACAGCGGCACCATGCCGAGGATGAACGCGAGCGAGGTCATGACGATGGGGCGCAGGCGCAGGCGGGCGGCTTCCAGGATGGCCTGGCGGGCGCCCATGCCGGCCTCTTCCTGCTCGATGGCGAACTCGACGATCAGGATGGCGTTCTTGGCCGACAGCCCGATGATCGTGATCAGGCCGACGTTGAAGTAGATGTCGGCCGACAGACCGCGCAGCAGGGTCAGCAGCACCGCGCCCATCACCCCTATCGGCACGCCCAGCAGCACCGAGAGCGGGATCGGCCAGCTCTCATAAAGCGCGGCCAGCACCAGGAAGACGATCAGCATCGACAGCGCCAGCAGGGCCGCGACCTGGGAGCCGGCCTGCTTTTCCTCGAACGCGATGCCGGTCCACTCGTAGCCGAAGCCGGCGGGCAGGACGCGGTCGGCGATCTTCTCCATCTCGGCCAGCGCCGCGCCGCTGGACTGGCCGGGGGCGGCGGCGCCGGAGATGGTGAGGGAGGGATAGCCGTTGTAGCGCTGGAGCTGGGGCGGTCCTGCGGTCCATTTGGTGCGGCTGAAGGCGGAGAACGGGACCATCTGGCCGCCGGAGTTGCGGACCTGGAGGTTGAGCAGGTTCTCCGGGGTCATGCGCTGTTCGGCCGAGGACTGGATCAGCACCCGGGCGATGGCCCCGCTGTGGGTGAAGTCGTTGGCGTAGGACGAGGCCAGCGCGATCGACAGGGTGTTGTTGATGTCGCCGATGGCCACCCCCAGGGCACGGGCGCGGACCCGGTCGATGTCGAGATAGAGCTGCGGCGCGTCGGGCTGGCCCTCGGGGCGGACGCCGACCAGCAGCGGGTTGCGCGAGGCCTCGGCCAGCACCTGGTCGCGGGCGGCGGTCAGGGCCGCGGCGTCGGCGCCGCCGCGGTTCTGGATCTTCATGCTGAAGCCGCTGGAGGTTCCGAGCGCGGGGATCGGCGGCGGGTTCAAGGCGAAGATGTTGGCGCTCTTGACCCCGGAGAGCGCGGCCATGGCGCGAGCGCTGAGGGCGTCGACGCTGTGGGCGGCGCCGGGCCGCTCCTCCCACGGATGCAGGGCGATGAAGCCCATGGCGGCGTTCTGACCCTGGCCGAAGAAGTTGAAGCCATGGATCATCACGATGTTGCGCACTTCGGGCTGGGCCTTGAAGAAGGCGCTGGCCTCGTCGATCGCCGCCTGGGTCCGCTGGGCGGTGGCGCCGGGCGGGGCGTCGATGGTGACCAGCATCACGCCCTGGTCCTCGGAGGGCAGGAAGCCGCCGGGCAGGCGCATGTAGAGCAGGCCGGTGAGCAGCACCGCCATCACGAACACCGCCAGCCAGCGCAGCGGCGCGCTGAGGATCCGGCCGACCCCGGCCTCGTAGCGGTGGGTGACCGTCGCGAAGCCGCGGTTGAAGCCGCCCAGCAGGCGGTCGACGAAGGCGAGGACGGGGTTCCGCGGCGCGCCATGCGCCCGATGCGGCTTGATCAGGGTCGCGCAGAGGGCCGGCGTCAGGGTGAGCGCCAGCAGCGCCGAAAAGCCGATCGACACCGCCAGGGTGACCGAGAACTGCCGATAGATGCCGCCGGAGGTGCCCGGAAAGAACGCCATCGGCAGGAAAACGGTCATCAACACCAGGGTGATGCCGATAATCGCCGAGGTGATCTGGCCCATCGCCTTCACCGTCGCCTCGCGCGGGGACAGGCCCTCCTCGGCCATGATGCGCTCGACGTTCTCGACGACCACGATGGCGTCGTCGACCAGGATGCCGATCGCGACCACCATCCCGAACAGCGACAGGATGTTGATCGAATAGTTGAAGACCAGCAGACCGAAGCAGGCGCCGGCCAGGGCCACGGGAACGACGATGGTCGGGATCAGGGTGGCCCGCCAGTTCTGCAGGAACAGGAACATGACGATGAAGACCAGGACCATCGCCTCGATCAGGGTCTTCACCACCTCGTCGACCGAGGCGCGGATGAAGGGCGTGGTGTCGTAGGGCGTCGACCAGGCGATGTCCTCGGGGAAAGTGCGCGACAGCTCGTCGAGCCGGGCGCGGACCCCCTCGGCGGTGGCCAGGGCGTTGGCGCCCGAGGCCAGCTGGATGCCGATGGCGGCCATGGTGGCCCCGTTGAGCGTCGACCCGGTGAGATAGTTGTCGGCGCCCAGCTCGACCCGCGCGACGTCGCCGAGGTGGATGGTCGACCCATCGGGATTGGCGCGCAGGATGATCTGGCGGAACTGCTCAGGATCGGTGAAGCGGTTCTGGGTGACGACGGTGGCGTTGAGCTGGGTCTTGCCGGCGGTCGGCTGGTCGCCGAGGCTGCCGCCGGCGGTCTGGCTGTTCTGTTCCTGGACGGCGGCGAGCACTTCCGAGGCCGAGAGGCCGTAACCGGCCAGCTTCTGCGGATCGAGCCAGATGCGCATGGCGTACTGGGTCCCGAACAACCGGACGTCGCCGACCCCCGACACGCGCCGCAATTCATCGACGACGCTGTTGGCGGCGAAGTCGCCGAGTCCGAGAGTGTTGGTGCGGCCGGTCTTCGAAGTCAGCGCGACCAGCATGAGGAAGCCGGAATTGGCGGCGTTGACCTGAACACCCTGGCGGCGGACCTCCTCGGGCAGGCGCGGCTCGACCCGGCTGAGCCGGTTCTGGACCTCCATCTGGGCGACGTTGATGTCGGTTCCCGACCTGAAGGTGACGGTCAGCGAAGCGGTGCCGTTCGAGCGGCTGGTGGCCTCCATGTAGAGAAAGCCGGGAACGCCGTTCATCTCCTTCTCGATCACCGAGGTGACGTTCTGGTCGAGGGTGGCGGCGTCGGCGCCGGGATAGGTTACGGACAGGGTGAGCGACGGCGGGGCGACGGTCGGGTACTGCTCGATCGGCAGCGAGCGCAGGGCGATCAGGCCGGCCAGCAGGATCCCCAGGGCGATGACCCAGGCGAAGACCGGGCGATGGGCGAAGAAGCTGCTGTTCATGGCCCGCCCTCCCTGGTCCTAAGGCTTTCCGGCCGGGGCGGGCGCGGCCTTGGGCTTGGCCAGCGTCACCTTCTGGCCGGGCTTGATCTTCTGCAGGCCGTCGGTGATCACCCGCTCGCCGGGCTTGAGGCCGGAGGCGACGACGAACTGGTCGCCGATCATCGCCCCCAGCTCGACCGGTCGGGCCGCGGCGGTTCCGTCGGCGGCGACGACCATGACGCTGGCCTTCTCGCCCGACATCTGCACCGCACGCTGCGGCACGGTCAGGGTGTTGGGATTGGGCGCGCCGGCCAGCCGCGCACGGACGAACTGGCCGGGTAGCAGTTCGCGCTCCGGATTGGGAAACTCCGCGCGCAGCAGCAGGCCGCCCGTCGACGGGTCGACCGCCTGGTCGAGGAAGTTGAGGCGCCCGACCGGGCCGTAGGTGCTGCCGTCCTCAAGCACCAGCCGGACCTCGACCCGGTCCAACTGCGGCAGGGCGAGCTTGGCCGCGGCGGCGCGGCGTCGCAGCTCGAGGATCTCGGCGTTGGGCAGAGAGAAGCGGACATAGATCGGGCTCAGCTGCTCGACCCGGGTCAGCAGCGTGGCCTGGGACGCCGACACCAGCGCGCCTTCGGTCACCTCGGCGCGGCCGACCCGGCCGCCGATCGGGGCGGCGACGGTGGTGTAGCTGAGATCGAGCTTGGCTTTTTCGAGCGCGGCCCCAGCCGAGGCGACGTCGGCCTCGCCCTGGCGGACGGCGGCCTGGGCGGCATCGAACTCCTGGGCGCTGATCGCCTTGCGCTGGACGAGCGGGGTGTAACGGGCGAGGTCCTTGCGGGCATTGGCGAGGGTCGCCTCGGCCCGTTGCAGCGCCGCGCGGGCGCTGGCCTCGCTGGCGCGCTTTTCACGGGGGTCGATGGCGAACAGCGGCGCGCCTTCGCGCACGTCGGTGCCCTCGGCGTAGAGCCGTCGCTCGACGATGCCGTCGACTCGGGCGCGGACGTCGGCCGTGCGCACAGCCTCGACCCGGCCGGGAAGCTCGACGATCTCGTCGACCGTGCGCGGCGTGAGGACGACGGCGTCGACCTCCATCGGCGGCGGCGCGCCGGCCGGCTGGCCGCCGCGGCCGCACCCAGCCAGCACCACCAAGCCTGCGAGGGCGCCAACGGCGAGGGCCCGCGAGGCGCAGCGTGGATGACTACCGACCATGGTCGCGCCCCCCAAACGTCCGGTTCAGCTTGTTCTGAACGCGGGAACGGTCGATCGGGTTTCGAAGATCGGTGTTCGGGGCTAGTCGCCGGCGGCGGCCTCGATGCGCCAGTCGGCGCCGGTCGCGGCGAACAGGCGGACGGCGTCGGCCAGCCGTTGGCCTTCCGCACGGGCCAGGGACGCGCGGCCCTCGTTGACGCGCCGTTGGGCGTCGAGCACCTCGAGGAAGGCGCCGCCGCCGCGTTCGTAGGCGACCTTGGCCAGGCGCAGGTTCTCGTCGGCCTGGGACAGGCTGCGCTGGTGCGCGGCGCGCGAGTCCTCGTCGGCTGAGAGCGCAGTGAGGGCGTCGGCCACCTGGGCGAAGGCGGTGAGCACGGTCTGCTGGTAGCGCGCCGAGGCCGCGCCGGCCGCCTCGCGCGCCTGCTGGCGGCGGGCCTTCAGCGCGCCGCCGTTGAACAACGGGGCGGTCAGGCCGGCGCCGATGTCCCAGCCGCTGACGTCGTAGCCGAACAGGTCGCCGACCTTCAGCGAGCCCTGGGTGATCGAGGAGGTCAGTCGGATCTTCGGATAGAGGTCGGCGGTCGCCACGCCGATGTCGGCGGTGGCGGCGTGCAGCTCGGCTTCGGCCGCCAGGATGTCGGGCCGGCGGCGCACCAGCTCGGACGGCAGGGCGACGGGAACCGGCGCGGCGAGCGTCAGGTGCGAGAGCTGGAAGTCCGGCGCGGTCCAGTCGGCGGGCGCGTGGCCGACCAGCACGGCCAGGGCGTGGCGCGCGGCGGCGAGTTGGGCGCGCAGGGGCGGCAGCAGGGTGCGGTCCTGTTCCAGCTGGCTCTGGGCCGCGACGCGGGCGGTGCTGGTCGAGCCGCCCAGCGCGTTGGCCTTGCGGACCAGTTCGACGTTGGCCTGATCGGCGGCGATCATCTGCTCGGTGGCGTCGATCTGGGCCTGGAGGGTGGCGATGGTCACCGCCTGCAGCGCGACATTGGCGGTGAGGGTGAGATAGGCCGCCTCGGCGCGCCGGGCCTGCGCCTCCATGCGCGCGGCCGCGCCTTCGATGCGGCGACGCTCGCCGCCGAACAGGTCGAGGTCGTAACCGACGCCGCCGCCGACCGAGTAGAGCGTGAAGGTCGGGTTCTCCAGCTGCATGTCGCCAAAGCCGGTGAAGCCGAACGCCTGGAGATTGGCGCGTTCGCGGCGGACACCGGCGTTGAGGTCGGCCTGGGGGCCGGCCTCGCCGCGGGCCTGGGCCAACGCCGAGCGGGCCTGGCGCAGGGTGGCGTCGGCCTCGGCCAGGGTCGGGCTGCCGGCGATCGCCTGGCGGATCACGGCGTCGAGCTCGGGCGAGCCGAGCGCGCCCCACCAGGGGCCGCTGGCGGCGGTCGCCGGATCGAGCCGGGCGGCCTCCGGCGCCGCGTCGCCGGCCATGGCGTAGCCGCCGGCGCTCGGGGCGTCGGGCGACCTGAAGTCGGGCCCCACCGTGGCGCAGGCCGTCAGCAGGATGGAGAGGCTCGCGCCGAGCAGCGCGCGGCGGCGGGATCTAGTCGACAGCGACATGGTGGTCCGTCTCGGTCTTGGTCTTGGGGGAGCGCATCAGCAGGATCAGCGGCGCGCAGAGGATGGTGATGCCGAGCATCAGCCGGAAATCGTCGATGTAGGACAGCATCGCCGACTGGCGGGTGATCATTCCGTTGAGCCCGGCGATGGCGCTTTGGGTCTGGAACACCAGCGGCGCATAGGCGTGGTAGAGCGGATTGTCGGGGCGGGCGTGCTCGACGAGGGTCGAGTGGTGGACCTCGATGCCGGTGACGAAGCGCGCCTGCATGATCGAGATGCCGGCCGCCGAGCCGATGTTGCGGATCAGGGTGAAGAGGCCGGCGCCTTCGGCCCGGTGCTCGGGCCGCACGGTGGCGAAGGCGATGGTCGACAGCGGCACGAAGATCAGGCCGGTGCCGACGCCCGACAGGAAGCCCGACACGATGATCAGGTGGGTGTCCATGTCGAGGCTGAAGTGGGTCATCTGCCAGAGCGAGACGGCGCTGATCGACAGGCCGGCGATCAGGATCAGCTTGATGTTCACCCGGCCGATGAGCTGGCCCACCGCGAACATGGCGATGAACGAGCCGACGCCGCGCGGCATGCTGACCAGGCCGGTGAAGGCGACCGGGTAGCCGAGCAGGGTCTGCATCATCGGCGGCAGCAGGGCCAGGGTCGAGTAGAGCAGGATGCCGATGAAGAAGCCGAATACGCAGCAGGTGACGAAGTTGGCGTCGGCGAGCAGGGCGCGGGCCACGAAGGGCTTGGGCGCGGTCGCCATCTGCACGGCGAACATCCAAATCGCGATCACCGCCACGACCAGATAGGTCCAGATCTCGGCCGAGCCGAACCAGTCCTGGCCCGGCCCGCGGTCGAGCATCATCTGGAAGGCCCCGATCGCCAGGGCCAGGGTGGCGAAGCCGATGGCGTCGAACGGCCGCTTTTCCGAACCCTTCTTCTCGGAGAGGAACAGGAAGACCCCGGCGAAGGCCAGGACGCCGATCGGCAGGTTGATGAAGAACACCCAGCGCCAGTCGAGATTGTCGGTCAGCCAGCCGCCGAGCGCCGGGCCGAGGATCGGGCCGAGCACCGCGCCGGCGCCCCAGACGGCCATGGCCTGGCCGTGCTTCTCAGGCGGGTTGATGTCGAGCAGCACCGCCTGGGAGAGCGGAATCAGGGCTGCGCCGAACAGGCCCTGAAGCAGGCGGAAGAGAACGATCTCGGCCAGGTTGCCGGCGACGCCGCACAGCATCGAGGCGACCGTGAAGCCGGCGATGGAGACCAGGAACACCGTCTTGCGGCCAAGCCGGTCGGAGAGGAACCCGGTCAGCGGCGTCATGATCGTGGCCGCGACGATATAGGAGGTCAGGACCCAGGTGATCTGGTCGGTCGAGGCCGAGACGCTGCCCTGGATGTGCGGCAGGGCGACGTTGGCGATCGTCGTGTCCAGCGAGTTCATCACCGTCGCCAGCATGACGGAGATGGTGATCGCCGCCACGTTGACGCCATCGCCGGGCTTGGCGGCGGCGCTGGTCATTTCCCGAGCGCCGAGCGGACGTCGACCTTGGCGACGGCGCTGAGGCCGGAGCTGAGATTGGGGGCGGCCTCGTCGAGCGCCAGGCGCACGGGCAGGCGCTGGACGACCTTGACCCAGTTGCCGGTCGCGTTCTCGGCCGGCAGCAGCGCGAAGCTGGAGCCGGTGCCAGGGCTGAAGCTGACGACGTGGGCCTTCAGCTCGTGGTCATAGGCGTCGACCTTGACGCTCGCCGGCTGGCCGACCCGCATGTGGGCGAGCTGGTCTTCCTTGAAGTTGGCCTCGATCCAGGGCGTGCCGGAGATCAGCCAGAACAGCGTCTGGGCGGTGGCCACGCGGTTGCCGGGCTGGAGCTGCTCGACCTTGGCGACGACGCCGTCGGCGGGGGCCAGGACAGTGGTGTAGGAGAGGTTGAGGCGGGCGCGTTCCAGCTCGGCCTTGGCCTGCAGCACCTTGGGATGCTGGTCGGGCGAGGCGCCGGCGCGGCCGCCGATGTCGGCGAGGGCGGAGGCCATCTGCTGGCGGACCACCGCGACCTGGCGGCGGGCCTGTTCGGCCTCGTGCGCGGCCTGGTCGGCCTGGGCCTGGGTCGAGACGCCGGCGGCGGCCAGGCCCTTCTGGCGAACGGCCTCGCGCTCGGTGTAGCTGACCCGCTCCTGGGCGGCGGCGAGATCCGCGCCGCGCTGAGCGTAGACGCCCTGGGTGCTCTCGACGTCGAAGCGCGCGGCCGCCAGGGCGGCCTCGGCCCGGGCGACGGCGACCTCGTAGTCGGCCGGGTCGAGCTTGAACAGCACGTCGCCCTTGTGAACGGCCTGGTTCTCCTTGACGCCGACCTCGATCACTCGCCCGTCGATGCTGGGGCTGATCGCCGTGCGGGCGGTCTGGACGTAAGCGTTGTCGGTGGTCTCGTAACGCCCGCCGGTCAGCACGAAGTAGCCGACCACGGCCAGCACGAGGGCCGGGCCGCCGATCATCAGCGGCAGCCGCAGCTTCTGGCCAAGGGTGCGTTCCGGCGGCCGGTGGCTGGCTGCTTCCTGTTCGGCCTCGGCGATCGCCTGATAGCCTTCCGCGTCGCTCACGCGCTGCTCCAACGTCTGCGCGCGGCCGGTGGATCGCCGTCCGCGCAGGGTTCCGATTTGTGACGAGGCGGGGGCGGGGAGGCCCAAGCCGGAGCGCGGCAGATATGCCTCCCCTTTCCATGAGCCAAATGATAGTTCGTCACTACGAAAATGAATGATGCGCATTTCAATACGCTGGATCTGAACCTGCTGCGGGTGTTCCAGGCCCTGCTGGAAGAGCAGAGCGCCACCCGGGCCGGCGAGCGGCTGGGTCTGACCCAGTCGGCGGTCAGCCATGCCCTGGGGCGGTTGCGCGCCTCGTTGGGCGACGACCTGTTCGAGCGCGGGGCGTCGGGCCTGCAGGCGACGCCGCGCGCCCTGGAGATGGCGCCGGCGATCCGCGCGGCCCTGAAGATGCTGGAAGACGCCGTGTCGCCGAGCCGGTTCGATCCGGCGACGACCGATCGGCTGTTTCACGTCGCCGCCAGCCCCTACGCCAGTTCGGTGATCATGCCGGCGGTGGTGCGGCGGCTGCTGGCCGAGGCGCCCGGCGCCAAGCTGCACCTGGTGTCGCCGACCTCGAACGTGGTCGAGGACCTCGACCGCGGCCGGCTGGACATGGTGATCGGCGCCTTCGACCATGTCGACGACCGCTTCGAGCACGCGCCGTTGTTCGACGAGACCGGGGTCTGGGTGATCCGCGCCGGACATCCGGCGCTGTCGCCCGGCATTTCCGACGAGGTGCTGGCCAAGTTGCCGCGGTTGCTGATTTCCGGGGCCGAGCCGCGCGAACCGGCGCGCGGCCGGGGGCTTGGCCTGCAGCGGCTGTCCAACTGGCACGACTCCTACGCGCTGGGCGGGGTCGCGTTGCGCGAGGTCGACAGCCCGGTCAGCGTGCCGGACGCCTATTCGGCCCTGGTCATGGTGGGCCAGACTGATGTCGCCGCGCTGATGCCGCGGCGGCTGGCCATGCTGGCCGAGCAGGCCGGCCGGGTGGTGGTGATCGAGTCGAGCGGCGCCTCGCCGCCGTTCACCCTGGGGGCGGTGGTGCGGCGGGGCGAGCGCGGCGCGGTCGCCTGGCTGCTGGCCCTGATCGCCGAGGTCGGGCGGAAGATCTAGGCGCCGCGACGATTAGATCGGCCGGTTCGGTGCTGAGACCTTGATCGGCTGCGTCTTATGGACGAGCAGGTACGCCGGCTGCGGCGCAGCTCAGAGTCGGGCAGGCCGCTGGGGGGCGTCGTTATTTTCAAGTTGTCAGCCTTGGCCTGCGCGGGGGCGCTCGCCGCCGGCGCTGCGCCGGCCGCCGCCTCGGACGTGGACTTCCATTGGGACGGACGCCAGTTCGTGACCGCCGACGGCGGTTTCAGCCTGCGGCCGAAGGGGCGGCTGCTGCTGGACGCCTCGACGACCGACGGGTCGGCCTTCGCCGCCCGCAACGTCGTCGGCGACGAAATCCGGGCGCTGCGGTTCGGCGTCGAAGGCATGGTCGGCGAGCACCTGTTCTACACCGCCGAGGGCGATTTCGCCGGCGACAAGGCGATCCTGCGCGGGACCTACCTGGCCTGGCGCGACCGCTGGGCGGGCAAGGACGTCGAACTGGTGCTGGGCAACCGCCTGAGCGAGCGCGGGCTGGACGGATCGAGCAGCTCGGACGGGACGCCGTTCCTGGAGCGCAACGCGGTGGCGCTGTTGGTCATTCCGCTGAAGGGGTTCTACGGCTGGGGCGGCATCGCCAAGGTCTACGGCCCCGACTGGCATGTGACGGCCCAGGTGGCGGGCGACGATCCGGGCAATCTGGGGGTCGCCAAGGACGTGACCACCTATCTGGCGCGGACGCACTGGAACCCGGTGAAGTCGGCGGCCGGCGTCGTGCACCTGGGGGCCTGGGGCTTCTACGAGGACTTCCCGCCCGGGATGGACAGCCACTCGCGCAACACCGCCTGGGCCGGTCACCTCAACAAGGAGGTCCAGGTCCCGCTCGGCGCCTTGGCCGATCCGGTCTACGGGGCCGGGTACGGGGTGGAGCTGGGCGCGGCGCGCGGTCCGGTCTGGGGGTTCGTCGAGGCCGGCCGGCGGGTGATCGACACGCGCACCGACCACGTGACCGCCGATGCGACCGCCTGGACCGCCGGCTGGATGATCACCGGCGAGAACTCGGCCTATTCCAGCCGGGGCGGGACCTTTGTGAAGATTGCGCCGCGCGCGCCGGTCTCGAAGGGCGGACCCGGCGCCTGGGAGGTGGCGGTGCGCTACCAGAGCGTCGACAACACCGACGCGCCGCTGGGCGGCAAGGGCCAGGAGGCCGAGGTCGGGGTCAACTGGCGGCTGGAGGATTGGCTGCGGCTGATGGTCAATCTCAGCCACTGGGAAGTCACGCATCGGGCTGGCAAGTACGCCGGGGTCGACGAC
This region includes:
- a CDS encoding efflux transporter outer membrane subunit; its protein translation is MRSWPLLLALALGACSLAPRYEQPVPPVAETFPSYSVTPDGAVKATQLSWRDFFNDARLEVVIAKALANNRDLAVSVAQVEQARAQYRIARSAQLPNVGLEGTGARARQPGDVTATGLPITAESYDLDLHISAFELDFWGRVRNLSDAARYRYLASVEGQRAFRLSLIRQVAIAYMTLRENGERIALAERTLASRREGLEIARLRLEAGVTSSADYDQSVSLLTDAQTQLAELRRTEAVAINLLTVLVGGPVDTSTLPRALPLAEQQMFDRLDVGLPSDLLVNRPDIMQAEAQLRAANADIGAARAAYFPRISLTGATGYASRELNDLVGSDRQAWSYGAGIVLPLLDWGARRGQLDAARAQRDIAAAAYQRTVQGAFQDVADALAGRRYIADQITAQELAVAAQERLAETARLRYANGIAIYLEVLDAERNLFSAQQSLLQLRGANLRNQVSLYIALGGGQTD
- a CDS encoding efflux RND transporter permease subunit — translated: MNSSFFAHRPVFAWVIALGILLAGLIALRSLPIEQYPTVAPPSLTLSVTYPGADAATLDQNVTSVIEKEMNGVPGFLYMEATSRSNGTASLTVTFRSGTDINVAQMEVQNRLSRVEPRLPEEVRRQGVQVNAANSGFLMLVALTSKTGRTNTLGLGDFAANSVVDELRRVSGVGDVRLFGTQYAMRIWLDPQKLAGYGLSASEVLAAVQEQNSQTAGGSLGDQPTAGKTQLNATVVTQNRFTDPEQFRQIILRANPDGSTIHLGDVARVELGADNYLTGSTLNGATMAAIGIQLASGANALATAEGVRARLDELSRTFPEDIAWSTPYDTTPFIRASVDEVVKTLIEAMVLVFIVMFLFLQNWRATLIPTIVVPVALAGACFGLLVFNYSINILSLFGMVVAIGILVDDAIVVVENVERIMAEEGLSPREATVKAMGQITSAIIGITLVLMTVFLPMAFFPGTSGGIYRQFSVTLAVSIGFSALLALTLTPALCATLIKPHRAHGAPRNPVLAFVDRLLGGFNRGFATVTHRYEAGVGRILSAPLRWLAVFVMAVLLTGLLYMRLPGGFLPSEDQGVMLVTIDAPPGATAQRTQAAIDEASAFFKAQPEVRNIVMIHGFNFFGQGQNAAMGFIALHPWEERPGAAHSVDALSARAMAALSGVKSANIFALNPPPIPALGTSSGFSMKIQNRGGADAAALTAARDQVLAEASRNPLLVGVRPEGQPDAPQLYLDIDRVRARALGVAIGDINNTLSIALASSYANDFTHSGAIARVLIQSSAEQRMTPENLLNLQVRNSGGQMVPFSAFSRTKWTAGPPQLQRYNGYPSLTISGAAAPGQSSGAALAEMEKIADRVLPAGFGYEWTGIAFEEKQAGSQVAALLALSMLIVFLVLAALYESWPIPLSVLLGVPIGVMGAVLLTLLRGLSADIYFNVGLITIIGLSAKNAILIVEFAIEQEEAGMGARQAILEAARLRLRPIVMTSLAFILGMVPLFTASGAGAASRQAVGTGVIGGMIAVTLLGVFLTPLFYLSARRWLTRGHLHSGELPQEPPHA
- a CDS encoding efflux RND transporter periplasmic adaptor subunit → MVGSHPRCASRALAVGALAGLVVLAGCGRGGQPAGAPPPMEVDAVVLTPRTVDEIVELPGRVEAVRTADVRARVDGIVERRLYAEGTDVREGAPLFAIDPREKRASEASARAALQRAEATLANARKDLARYTPLVQRKAISAQEFDAAQAAVRQGEADVASAGAALEKAKLDLSYTTVAAPIGGRVGRAEVTEGALVSASQATLLTRVEQLSPIYVRFSLPNAEILELRRRAAAAKLALPQLDRVEVRLVLEDGSTYGPVGRLNFLDQAVDPSTGGLLLRAEFPNPERELLPGQFVRARLAGAPNPNTLTVPQRAVQMSGEKASVMVVAADGTAAARPVELGAMIGDQFVVASGLKPGERVITDGLQKIKPGQKVTLAKPKAAPAPAGKP
- a CDS encoding efflux transporter outer membrane subunit; translation: MSLSTRSRRRALLGASLSILLTACATVGPDFRSPDAPSAGGYAMAGDAAPEAARLDPATAASGPWWGALGSPELDAVIRQAIAGSPTLAEADATLRQARSALAQARGEAGPQADLNAGVRRERANLQAFGFTGFGDMQLENPTFTLYSVGGGVGYDLDLFGGERRRIEGAAARMEAQARRAEAAYLTLTANVALQAVTIATLQAQIDATEQMIAADQANVELVRKANALGGSTSTARVAAQSQLEQDRTLLPPLRAQLAAARHALAVLVGHAPADWTAPDFQLSHLTLAAPVPVALPSELVRRRPDILAAEAELHAATADIGVATADLYPKIRLTSSITQGSLKVGDLFGYDVSGWDIGAGLTAPLFNGGALKARRQQAREAAGAASARYQQTVLTAFAQVADALTALSADEDSRAAHQRSLSQADENLRLAKVAYERGGGAFLEVLDAQRRVNEGRASLARAEGQRLADAVRLFAATGADWRIEAAAGD
- a CDS encoding MDR family MFS transporter, which gives rise to MTSAAAKPGDGVNVAAITISVMLATVMNSLDTTIANVALPHIQGSVSASTDQITWVLTSYIVAATIMTPLTGFLSDRLGRKTVFLVSIAGFTVASMLCGVAGNLAEIVLFRLLQGLFGAALIPLSQAVLLDINPPEKHGQAMAVWGAGAVLGPILGPALGGWLTDNLDWRWVFFINLPIGVLAFAGVFLFLSEKKGSEKRPFDAIGFATLALAIGAFQMMLDRGPGQDWFGSAEIWTYLVVAVIAIWMFAVQMATAPKPFVARALLADANFVTCCVFGFFIGILLYSTLALLPPMMQTLLGYPVAFTGLVSMPRGVGSFIAMFAVGQLIGRVNIKLILIAGLSISAVSLWQMTHFSLDMDTHLIIVSGFLSGVGTGLIFVPLSTIAFATVRPEHRAEGAGLFTLIRNIGSAAGISIMQARFVTGIEVHHSTLVEHARPDNPLYHAYAPLVFQTQSAIAGLNGMITRQSAMLSYIDDFRLMLGITILCAPLILLMRSPKTKTETDHHVAVD